ATCGTCGCGAAGTACAGGAAGCGATGTTTACAGCGCTTGGTTTTACGATGGAAGAAGCATACGAACAGTTTGGCTTCTTCTTGGAAGCTTTTGAATACGGAGCACCACCTCATGGTGGGATCGCCCTTGGGTTTGATCGAATTGTGATGTTACTAGCAGGACGTGATAACTTGCGTGATTGCATCGCGTTTCCGAAAACGAATCAAGCTCGATGCCTCCTCACACATGCCCCTACACCGGTGGATGAATCGCAGTTAAATGCTTTAGCGATCTCATTAGTCAAAAGCGAAGTGGAAGCTTAAGGTACCCATTTATTTAGTAGCCACATTCTGACGCTTGAAATTGTAAAAGGCAAGTGGTATGATAATACCAACAAAGAGAGACGCTCTGAGATGCTCGTATCATCCTCAAGTTTTGAGCCAACACTTCCACAACGGGAGCTTGGTGTCATTGATGGGAACGGATGCCTCCATCGTGTGGACCCGCAAACATCAGTGCAGGGCACCCACCTGCTTAGGCAGGTTCAAAACTAAGGATCTTACGGCACTCCCGGGGCCTCTTTTTTTTGTACATAAATATTGGTTTCATGATAAAATCTATAGTAGAGGCAAGGAAATCGGTATACAAAGGATGAATTCGTTTGAAAATTGGAATTGATATTGATGGTACCATCAAACATACGCAAGAAGCTGCCGTAAAAGTGTACAACAAAGAATTACAAAAGGAGGTTCGTCCCGAAGATATCCGTGAATTCCACCTAGATAAAGCATATGGACTTACAGCCAAAGAAGGAAAGGCGATGTGGCGCCGGATGGAACACATCATTTATTCGATTGGGCACCCATTAATCGATGCGGCTCCGATTTTACACGATTTTCGTAACCGAGGACATGAGATTTTCTTTATCACCGCTCGTCCTGATATGAAAAATATTACAGAAATAACAAAGAAATGGTTAAATGAGAACGACTTCCCTTATGATGGGAAAAATTTATATATGGGTTCGCAAAATAAAGGGAAGATCGCTGTGGATTTAGGGATTGATCTCTTTTTTGAGGATGCACCGTATCACCTAGACTGTTTAGTTAAGAATGGTATTAAAACGGTTGTTGTTCACGCCAATTACAACGAAGATTATGCTCATGATCTGTTACGCATTCGTGAGTGGAAGGAAGCGATTC
This sequence is a window from Mechercharimyces sp. CAU 1602. Protein-coding genes within it:
- a CDS encoding 5' nucleotidase, NT5C type gives rise to the protein MKIGIDIDGTIKHTQEAAVKVYNKELQKEVRPEDIREFHLDKAYGLTAKEGKAMWRRMEHIIYSIGHPLIDAAPILHDFRNRGHEIFFITARPDMKNITEITKKWLNENDFPYDGKNLYMGSQNKGKIAVDLGIDLFFEDAPYHLDCLVKNGIKTVVVHANYNEDYAHDLLRIREWKEAIPIVEEMEKEKA